A region of Aneurinibacillus sp. REN35 DNA encodes the following proteins:
- the fliM gene encoding flagellar motor switch protein FliM, protein MTEVLSQAEIDALLAAISSGEMNAEELKKEEMEKKVKAYDFKRALRFSKDQIRTLTRIHENFARLLTTYFSAQLRTFVQISVASVDQLPYEEFIRSIPKMTILNIFEAEPLEGRMVMEINPNIAYAMLERLLGGQGGTANTIGTLTEIETTIMERIFSRALSSFAEAWKTVIEIEPELEFLEVNPQFMQIVSPNETVAVISFSTKIGETTGMINLCLPHVVLEPLMIRLSAHYLLSTQKKARNEQEVQILEERVRKAKIPLIAELGTSVISAGEFLNLTVGDVIQLDQRTDDKVTVRIGQRAKYLARPGTSKGRAAILIENVLEEEVEEDE, encoded by the coding sequence ATGACAGAGGTATTATCACAGGCGGAAATCGATGCGTTGCTTGCCGCAATTTCCTCTGGAGAAATGAACGCGGAAGAGCTGAAAAAAGAAGAGATGGAGAAAAAAGTAAAAGCATATGACTTCAAGCGTGCGCTGCGCTTTTCCAAAGATCAAATCCGCACACTGACACGCATTCATGAAAACTTTGCTCGACTTTTAACGACATACTTCTCGGCTCAGTTGCGTACATTCGTGCAAATAAGTGTTGCATCTGTTGACCAGCTTCCCTATGAAGAGTTTATCCGATCCATTCCCAAAATGACGATTCTTAATATTTTCGAAGCCGAGCCGCTTGAAGGCAGAATGGTTATGGAGATCAATCCGAATATTGCATATGCGATGCTTGAACGTCTGCTGGGCGGACAAGGGGGAACAGCGAATACGATCGGCACCCTCACTGAAATCGAGACAACGATCATGGAGAGGATTTTTAGCCGTGCTTTATCTAGCTTTGCCGAAGCATGGAAGACGGTCATTGAGATTGAGCCAGAGTTAGAGTTTCTTGAAGTCAATCCGCAATTTATGCAGATTGTCTCTCCGAATGAAACCGTTGCGGTTATTTCCTTCAGCACCAAAATTGGCGAAACAACGGGTATGATCAATCTTTGTCTTCCGCATGTTGTGCTTGAGCCTTTAATGATAAGGCTATCCGCTCATTATTTGCTGTCTACGCAGAAAAAGGCGCGCAACGAACAAGAAGTACAAATCCTCGAAGAACGGGTGCGTAAGGCAAAAATTCCGTTGATTGCTGAGCTGGGTACTTCCGTTATTTCCGCCGGTGAGTTTTTAAATCTGACTGTTGGAGATGTCATCCAGCTTGATCAGCGAACGGATGATAAAGTCACTGTGCGAATTGGACAGCGGGCAAAGTATTTGGCACGGCCTGGTACATCGAAGGGCCGAGCGGCGATTTTGATTGAAAATGTGTTGGAGGAAGAGGTGGAAGAAGATGAGTAG
- a CDS encoding flagellar basal body-associated FliL family protein → MFKNRLVNIALIILIAITLVGVVVFVLWQTYFKPEPAPVAGQQIEKKISAEEFQKVTLETEEIRTNLLTGDLILAKFAIQAENEKVKHELELRKAQVVHTIIKSLSAMKPEEIQGPKGMEKVEEAIKKELDKLLEEGKVVNVITTHKIVDA, encoded by the coding sequence ATGTTTAAGAATCGACTTGTCAATATTGCACTTATTATTCTCATCGCCATAACACTAGTAGGTGTCGTCGTCTTTGTCTTATGGCAAACGTATTTTAAGCCTGAACCGGCTCCGGTAGCAGGGCAGCAGATTGAAAAGAAAATCAGTGCGGAAGAATTTCAGAAGGTGACGTTAGAGACAGAAGAAATCCGCACCAATCTACTAACCGGCGATTTAATTCTCGCTAAGTTTGCCATTCAAGCAGAAAATGAAAAGGTGAAGCATGAGCTAGAATTGCGTAAAGCGCAGGTCGTTCATACGATTATCAAGTCACTTTCTGCAATGAAGCCAGAAGAAATCCAGGGACCAAAAGGCATGGAAAAAGTAGAAGAGGCTATAAAAAAAGAATTGGATAAATTGCTTGAAGAAGGAAAAGTGGTTAATGTCATCACAACACATAAAATTGTTGATGCATAA
- a CDS encoding flagellar FlbD family protein — protein MIRLTRLNGKEYVVNALLIESLEETPDTLVTLVNGKKFVIKESIEEVLFSLTEFYKEINAIKTIAMQDREIKNGGVEDV, from the coding sequence ATGATTCGTCTCACTCGCTTAAACGGAAAAGAATATGTAGTAAATGCTCTGCTTATTGAAAGTCTTGAAGAAACACCAGATACGCTGGTCACGCTAGTTAACGGGAAGAAATTCGTTATTAAAGAATCGATTGAAGAAGTACTTTTCTCCCTTACGGAGTTTTACAAAGAAATCAACGCGATAAAAACCATCGCGATGCAAGATAGAGAGATAAAAAACGGAGGGGTGGAGGATGTTTAA
- a CDS encoding flagellar hook-basal body complex protein has product MLRSMYSGIGGMRGFQNKLDVIGNNIANVNTAGFKKSRVMFSDILSQTMAGGNAPGNIGGTNPKQIGLGSTISAIDVVHTQGGNMTTGIETDLAIQGNGFFVVSGNSTAPGDEFYLTRAGNFKIDAAGNLVTPEGKFVLDSSGVAINIPDYDKVKSISIAPTGEITITTDTGVTAGQTIGIAKVNNPSGLEKAGSNLYKVVGSANGAVLGLTDITKAAAVDGRGLIAAGTLEMSNTDLSEEFTEMIVAQRGFQANSRIITTSDSILEELVNLKR; this is encoded by the coding sequence ATGTTACGTTCAATGTATTCAGGTATCGGTGGTATGCGTGGTTTTCAAAATAAGTTAGATGTGATCGGTAATAACATTGCAAATGTAAATACAGCAGGATTCAAAAAGAGCCGGGTTATGTTTTCAGATATTCTAAGTCAGACCATGGCTGGAGGAAATGCACCAGGGAATATAGGTGGAACAAATCCAAAACAAATCGGTTTAGGTTCAACTATTTCGGCAATTGATGTGGTTCATACACAAGGTGGTAATATGACTACTGGAATAGAGACGGATCTAGCTATTCAAGGAAATGGATTCTTCGTAGTATCTGGAAATAGTACAGCCCCAGGGGATGAATTTTATTTAACTCGTGCAGGTAATTTTAAAATAGATGCTGCAGGGAATTTAGTAACGCCTGAAGGGAAGTTTGTTCTTGATAGTTCAGGAGTAGCGATTAACATACCGGATTATGATAAGGTAAAAAGCATAAGCATTGCTCCGACGGGAGAGATTACCATTACAACCGACACAGGAGTAACTGCTGGACAGACAATAGGGATTGCTAAGGTTAATAACCCTAGTGGTTTAGAAAAGGCAGGGAGTAACCTTTATAAAGTAGTTGGATCTGCTAACGGAGCTGTTTTGGGATTAACTGATATTACAAAAGCTGCAGCAGTAGACGGACGGGGATTAATTGCTGCAGGTACTTTAGAAATGTCTAACACTGATCTCTCGGAAGAATTCACGGAAATGATCGTTGCTCAGCGTGGCTTCCAGGCTAACTCTCGGATTATTACAACATCCGATTCCATTCTAGAAGAACTAGTTAACCTGAAACGATAG
- a CDS encoding TIGR02530 family flagellar biosynthesis protein, whose translation MTHIKAGHIFYPQQLPHVSPKKKEQHNGPAFDTVFQQQLESVRDGVDFSQHAIKRLEERGITIGSQEMARLTGAVEKAQAKGAKESLVLMDNVAYIVSVTNRKVITAVDGSSMKENVFTNIDSAIIV comes from the coding sequence ATGACTCATATAAAAGCCGGACATATTTTTTATCCACAGCAGCTGCCGCATGTATCACCCAAAAAGAAGGAACAGCATAACGGCCCGGCATTTGATACAGTGTTTCAGCAACAGCTTGAGAGCGTGCGAGACGGGGTTGATTTTTCTCAGCATGCGATCAAGAGATTAGAGGAACGCGGCATCACAATTGGCAGTCAGGAAATGGCTCGTTTGACGGGAGCCGTAGAGAAAGCACAGGCTAAGGGAGCGAAGGAATCGCTCGTATTAATGGATAACGTCGCCTATATTGTGAGTGTCACAAACAGAAAAGTGATTACTGCAGTTGATGGTTCTTCGATGAAGGAGAACGTGTTCACGAATATTGATAGTGCAATTATTGTGTAA
- the flgD gene encoding flagellar hook assembly protein FlgD — protein MPVIDPTQYKNSFQSQSQTKTFEQQSSLGKEAFLKLLVTQLQNQDPTQPLQDREFIAQMTQFSTLEQMTNLNDMFTKFVEAQNIGGLSNMIGKKVTWTDYVAELDEAGKEKWTEVPKEGMVTAVSMKGGKAQLVLQDGTKVDVNRIETVTNPAATPNPPAEPPAEDTQNDKEENKTNPSDEGGTA, from the coding sequence ATGCCAGTTATTGATCCAACACAATATAAAAACTCATTTCAATCCCAGTCGCAAACAAAAACGTTTGAGCAGCAATCATCACTGGGCAAGGAAGCTTTTCTAAAGCTGCTGGTGACCCAGTTGCAGAATCAAGATCCTACACAGCCGCTTCAGGATCGAGAATTTATCGCCCAAATGACACAATTCAGTACATTGGAACAGATGACCAACCTGAACGATATGTTTACCAAATTTGTTGAGGCACAAAATATTGGTGGCCTATCCAACATGATCGGTAAGAAAGTAACATGGACAGATTATGTTGCTGAACTGGATGAGGCAGGCAAAGAAAAATGGACAGAAGTGCCGAAGGAAGGGATGGTCACTGCTGTTAGTATGAAAGGTGGAAAAGCACAACTCGTGCTGCAGGATGGCACAAAGGTTGATGTAAATCGCATCGAGACAGTAACGAATCCAGCAGCAACGCCAAATCCACCTGCCGAACCACCTGCTGAAGATACACAGAATGACAAGGAAGAAAATAAAACCAATCCTTCAGATGAAGGTGGTACAGCATGA
- a CDS encoding flagellar hook-length control protein FliK, translated as MTTVQITGSSASVKAMNSSSGIKGDSSSVSSFASEMQAAIQQTQTKDEAMADQGALSGGQQSADIFEQMTELLDMLTSLADQPTADADEWMEEVYAALQQLYQLVQQVNENNESSLSSASTDNMMDLLRNSTPLFIGLTGEGKVDKQMILDWKQKIEAMMNVLTQRNSEALPKELETKIYTALTLLENASKTAQVKNEVNQASEFASSFIPRVNNADTKSSPTIANPTVQMEEQSAFVLEEGTTTQAMHHQLQGTGTIEEALLGRASIPSNSVARNADIPLVPARFFANEMEVYIVKQVKMNQGTGAMETTLRLFPENLGRVDIRITALNGTITAHFMASQAAGKEAIEQQMNHLRHALMQQGLHVEKIEVSYVTTTPSEQSNNNLLQQEKENAREEQGQDEEQSSEEAAEFNLEELIGNTEDEAVRH; from the coding sequence ATGACAACGGTACAAATCACTGGCAGCTCTGCATCTGTAAAAGCGATGAATTCTTCTTCAGGAATAAAGGGTGATAGTTCATCTGTTTCTTCCTTTGCAAGCGAGATGCAGGCTGCGATCCAGCAAACACAGACAAAAGATGAAGCGATGGCCGATCAAGGGGCTTTGTCTGGTGGACAGCAATCAGCAGACATCTTTGAGCAGATGACTGAACTGCTGGATATGCTTACGTCCTTAGCGGACCAGCCAACTGCCGATGCAGATGAATGGATGGAAGAAGTGTATGCTGCGCTGCAGCAGCTCTATCAATTAGTACAACAAGTAAATGAAAACAATGAGTCATCCCTATCGTCGGCTTCTACAGACAATATGATGGATCTTTTGCGCAATTCAACACCTCTGTTCATAGGACTAACAGGAGAGGGAAAAGTTGACAAGCAAATGATTCTTGATTGGAAGCAGAAAATAGAAGCGATGATGAATGTACTGACGCAAAGGAACTCGGAGGCATTGCCAAAAGAGTTGGAAACAAAAATATATACTGCACTTACATTGCTAGAAAATGCAAGTAAAACAGCACAGGTAAAAAATGAAGTGAATCAGGCATCCGAATTTGCATCTTCATTTATACCAAGGGTAAATAATGCCGATACTAAATCATCGCCAACAATTGCAAATCCAACTGTACAGATGGAGGAGCAATCGGCTTTTGTCTTGGAAGAGGGCACGACAACACAGGCGATGCATCATCAATTACAGGGTACAGGTACAATTGAAGAAGCCTTGCTTGGCAGAGCCAGCATTCCTTCTAATTCAGTTGCTCGAAATGCAGACATTCCTTTGGTTCCCGCACGCTTCTTTGCAAATGAGATGGAAGTATATATTGTTAAACAAGTAAAGATGAATCAAGGAACCGGTGCAATGGAAACGACTCTTCGCCTTTTTCCGGAGAATCTTGGCCGCGTGGATATTCGAATTACTGCTTTAAATGGTACGATTACTGCGCATTTTATGGCAAGTCAAGCAGCTGGTAAGGAAGCGATTGAGCAGCAGATGAATCATCTTCGGCATGCATTGATGCAGCAGGGATTACATGTGGAGAAAATCGAGGTGTCCTACGTCACTACCACGCCGAGCGAACAATCAAACAATAATTTGCTGCAGCAAGAGAAAGAAAATGCTAGAGAAGAACAAGGCCAGGACGAAGAGCAGTCTTCTGAGGAAGCCGCTGAATTTAACTTAGAAGAATTGATAGGCAATACAGAGGATGAAGCTGTACGCCATTAA
- a CDS encoding MotE family protein, which produces MEEIEEMEEERSYSKLEWFFYIIFIPLLFTLALSAIIAQMFGYNVVGVLAKELNKIPYVEKIIPDAAVAPAKESADEKPITTKEGAKVSDLEAQLATKEREVAELKKKAELDQQKMKQMEQKTQANQGPAAENKQKADEEKQKQIKNLAKIYTSMSAGKAAPILEKMAPEEAAQLLLVMKAEERSGIMAKMDPKKAADLSLLLKETSLGDDADPTVLQQRLLELKYNASVRELASSISSMQPADAAALIEKLFKADEKKTIYVLQQMEAAQRGQILSELAKDKTRATLAAKISQKLLTY; this is translated from the coding sequence ATGGAAGAAATCGAAGAAATGGAAGAAGAGCGGTCTTATAGTAAACTGGAATGGTTTTTTTACATTATTTTCATTCCGCTTCTTTTTACGCTTGCACTTTCTGCCATTATTGCTCAGATGTTTGGTTATAACGTAGTTGGCGTGCTGGCAAAAGAGCTGAACAAAATTCCGTACGTTGAAAAAATAATTCCTGATGCTGCGGTTGCCCCAGCCAAAGAATCAGCGGATGAAAAGCCGATAACTACAAAAGAGGGTGCAAAAGTCAGCGATTTAGAAGCACAGTTGGCAACAAAAGAGAGGGAAGTTGCCGAATTAAAAAAGAAAGCCGAGCTTGATCAGCAGAAGATGAAGCAGATGGAGCAGAAGACACAAGCAAATCAGGGGCCCGCTGCTGAGAATAAGCAGAAAGCGGACGAAGAGAAGCAGAAACAAATTAAAAACTTGGCTAAAATATATACTTCCATGTCTGCGGGAAAAGCGGCTCCGATTTTAGAAAAGATGGCACCGGAAGAAGCGGCTCAACTTTTGCTTGTAATGAAAGCCGAAGAACGTTCGGGAATTATGGCCAAGATGGATCCAAAGAAGGCGGCGGATTTATCGTTGCTTTTAAAGGAGACGTCTCTTGGTGATGATGCTGATCCAACGGTTCTGCAACAGCGTTTGCTTGAATTAAAGTATAATGCCTCTGTTCGTGAACTCGCATCTTCTATTTCTAGCATGCAGCCAGCAGATGCGGCAGCTCTGATAGAAAAGTTATTTAAAGCCGATGAGAAAAAAACCATATATGTGCTTCAGCAAATGGAGGCTGCACAGCGAGGACAAATATTATCTGAGTTAGCGAAAGATAAAACACGAGCTACGCTTGCAGCAAAAATTAGTCAAAAGTTGTTAACTTATTAA
- the fliJ gene encoding flagellar export protein FliJ, which translates to MSFVYSLQKVLDMKEKEKEQAEISYSKSMQALKQEEERLHHLEQNKKQMEQQMLQKEKSISLAELKTNYEYIGHLQRLIVQANESKIRAEKEVETKQFILSERTMDQKIWEKLKENSFEKYKDNMRLIEQKELDEIAVGRYYRQQANPR; encoded by the coding sequence ATGTCGTTTGTTTATTCTTTGCAGAAGGTCCTTGATATGAAGGAGAAGGAGAAGGAGCAGGCGGAGATTAGCTACAGTAAATCAATGCAGGCACTTAAGCAGGAAGAGGAACGCCTCCACCACCTAGAACAGAATAAAAAGCAGATGGAGCAGCAGATGCTTCAAAAGGAAAAAAGCATTTCGCTTGCCGAGTTAAAAACAAACTATGAATATATTGGACATCTACAGCGTCTTATTGTACAGGCGAATGAATCGAAAATACGTGCTGAAAAAGAAGTAGAGACGAAGCAGTTTATCCTATCTGAACGGACGATGGATCAGAAAATATGGGAGAAACTAAAAGAAAACTCCTTTGAAAAATATAAGGACAATATGCGTCTAATAGAACAGAAGGAATTAGACGAGATAGCGGTTGGTCGCTATTATAGACAACAGGCGAATCCGCGCTAG
- the fliI gene encoding flagellar protein export ATPase FliI has protein sequence MQLEKYVSALQKVDPIRVNGKVSQVIGLTVESMGPNVKIGEVCHIYPVSSSHPVPAEVVGFKDNKALLMPLGELGAIGPGCDVVATGKPLSVRVGMELLGQVLDGTGRRMDGGTLSNAMTEYPVDNQPPNPLQRPRIREPLSVGVRAIDGLLTVGKGQRIGIFAGSGVGKSTLLSMIARNTEADVNVIGLIGERGREVADFIERDLGEEGLKRSVVIVATSDQPALIRIKGALLTTAIAEYFRDQGLNVMMMMDSVTRFAMAQREVGLAIGEPPATRGYTPSVFALLPRLLERAGTSAAGSITAFYTVLVEGDDMNDPIADSVRGILDGHIVLSRKIAHTGHYPAIDILASVSRVMKEIVTPEHYTAAGELKRLMAIYRDAEDLINIGAYKSGANRDIDQAIRYRDTIMRYTGQSTDDHSHLEDSIGALISTFTPN, from the coding sequence ATGCAGCTTGAAAAATATGTATCGGCATTGCAAAAAGTTGATCCAATTCGTGTAAACGGCAAAGTATCCCAAGTAATCGGTCTAACGGTCGAATCGATGGGGCCGAATGTAAAAATCGGAGAGGTATGCCATATCTATCCTGTATCTTCCTCACATCCGGTGCCGGCTGAGGTAGTCGGTTTTAAAGATAATAAGGCATTATTAATGCCGCTTGGAGAGTTGGGTGCGATCGGCCCGGGATGCGATGTTGTAGCAACCGGCAAGCCCCTCAGTGTTCGTGTGGGAATGGAGTTGTTAGGTCAGGTGCTTGATGGTACAGGACGACGTATGGATGGCGGCACGCTATCAAATGCCATGACGGAATATCCTGTCGATAATCAACCACCTAATCCGCTACAGCGGCCGCGTATCCGTGAGCCTCTTTCAGTGGGGGTTCGTGCGATTGATGGATTGCTGACGGTAGGCAAGGGACAACGCATTGGGATTTTTGCTGGGAGTGGTGTTGGAAAAAGCACATTGCTCAGCATGATTGCTCGTAATACGGAAGCTGACGTTAATGTCATCGGTCTTATTGGAGAGCGTGGAAGAGAAGTTGCTGACTTTATTGAGAGAGATCTGGGTGAGGAAGGACTGAAGCGCTCTGTTGTTATCGTCGCCACCTCAGATCAACCGGCGTTAATTCGTATTAAAGGCGCTCTATTAACAACAGCCATCGCTGAGTATTTTCGTGATCAAGGGCTCAATGTGATGATGATGATGGATTCAGTTACCCGTTTTGCCATGGCACAGCGGGAGGTGGGATTGGCAATTGGTGAGCCACCGGCGACGAGAGGATATACGCCTTCTGTATTTGCTCTGCTGCCAAGGCTTTTGGAGCGTGCGGGTACGTCGGCTGCTGGATCAATTACTGCTTTTTATACTGTTTTAGTGGAAGGCGACGATATGAATGATCCTATTGCTGACTCGGTGCGAGGGATTCTAGACGGACATATTGTTCTCAGTCGAAAGATTGCACATACCGGTCACTATCCAGCCATCGATATTCTAGCAAGTGTGAGCAGGGTCATGAAGGAGATTGTAACGCCGGAGCATTATACGGCGGCGGGTGAGTTGAAGAGGTTAATGGCGATTTATCGGGATGCTGAAGACTTGATTAACATCGGTGCATATAAAAGCGGAGCCAATCGTGATATTGATCAGGCGATTCGATATCGAGACACAATTATGCGCTATACAGGCCAAAGCACAGATGACCACTCACATCTTGAAGATTCAATCGGCGCGCTCATCAGCACCTTTACTCCAAATTAG
- a CDS encoding FliH/SctL family protein: protein MSRVIKSSFYSTMDSKKVIEFSQQKDHSNSEEAEQREADDAFIVQDEPSKAQADELVKNAEREAEEIVAEARRQAEQILAEAEQEINAWWAQRRQEDEEVRTMIQQEGYEQGIEQGREEGRRLVYEEYSTALKQSAAILDEAPVIKRRMIEEAEPFVLDLTIEIARKVIGEHLSVDKENVIALIRKALSRTQEYRAITVAVSPDVYPYVQENRAKLLEVLDSQIEMTIIPDESIVDGGSVIRTTMGSVDARVDTQLEEIKKALQAVLADEGE from the coding sequence TTGTCTAGAGTCATTAAATCTTCTTTTTACTCGACAATGGATAGCAAGAAAGTGATTGAATTTTCGCAGCAAAAGGATCATTCGAACTCAGAAGAAGCAGAGCAGCGGGAAGCTGATGATGCATTCATTGTGCAGGATGAGCCATCCAAAGCTCAAGCTGATGAGCTTGTAAAAAATGCGGAAAGAGAAGCCGAAGAGATTGTTGCAGAGGCGAGGCGGCAGGCAGAGCAGATTCTTGCAGAAGCCGAACAAGAAATCAATGCGTGGTGGGCACAGAGACGCCAAGAAGATGAAGAAGTGCGAACCATGATTCAGCAGGAGGGGTATGAGCAGGGCATCGAGCAGGGAAGAGAAGAAGGACGCCGCCTCGTATATGAAGAATATTCGACAGCGCTTAAGCAGTCCGCTGCAATCTTAGATGAAGCCCCCGTTATCAAGCGTCGAATGATCGAAGAAGCAGAACCGTTTGTACTCGATCTAACGATAGAGATTGCTAGAAAGGTCATTGGAGAGCACTTATCAGTAGATAAAGAAAATGTGATCGCACTTATTCGTAAGGCATTGTCACGGACACAAGAGTATAGGGCCATTACCGTGGCGGTCAGTCCGGATGTTTATCCGTATGTGCAGGAGAACCGGGCGAAGCTGCTTGAGGTATTGGACAGCCAGATCGAGATGACGATTATTCCTGATGAATCCATTGTAGATGGCGGAAGTGTTATCCGCACGACTATGGGGAGCGTCGATGCCAGAGTCGATACGCAACTTGAAGAAATCAAAAAGGCGCTTCAGGCTGTCTTGGCCGATGAAGGTGAGTGA
- the fliG gene encoding flagellar motor switch protein FliG has product MARSVKELSGRQKAAILLISLGPEVSAQVFKHLREEEIEQLTLEIANVRKVDTEDKESILGEFHQICVAQEYISQGGINYAKEILEKALGQQKAFDIIHRLTAHLQVRPFDFARKADPGQILNFIQNEHPQTIALVLSYLEPEQSAIILSALPQERQAEVARRIALMESTSPDVISQVESVLEQKLSSTVVQDYTQAGGIESVVNMLNNVDRSTERVILDTLEIQDPELAEEIKKRMFVFEDIVVLDDRSIQRVIRDVENADLMLALKVANEEVRSVVFRNMSKRMADTFREEMEYMGPVRLRDVEEAQTRIVGIIRRLEEAGEIIIARGGGDEIIV; this is encoded by the coding sequence ATGGCGCGTTCAGTAAAAGAGTTGAGCGGCAGGCAAAAAGCGGCGATATTATTGATCTCGCTCGGGCCGGAAGTTTCTGCTCAAGTTTTTAAGCATCTGCGTGAGGAAGAGATCGAGCAGCTTACGCTTGAAATAGCTAATGTGCGCAAAGTGGATACGGAAGATAAAGAGTCGATATTAGGAGAATTTCATCAAATTTGCGTAGCTCAGGAGTATATTTCGCAAGGCGGGATTAACTATGCAAAGGAAATTCTGGAGAAAGCACTTGGTCAGCAAAAAGCTTTCGATATTATTCATCGATTAACCGCACATCTCCAGGTTCGTCCCTTCGATTTTGCACGAAAGGCAGACCCGGGTCAGATTTTAAACTTTATTCAAAATGAACATCCGCAGACGATTGCGCTTGTTCTCTCTTATCTTGAACCTGAGCAGTCCGCTATTATCTTATCGGCACTTCCTCAGGAAAGACAGGCAGAGGTGGCACGCCGTATTGCATTGATGGAAAGCACCTCACCGGATGTAATCAGTCAGGTAGAAAGCGTGCTGGAGCAGAAGTTGTCTTCAACAGTGGTGCAGGATTATACACAAGCCGGCGGTATCGAATCTGTGGTTAATATGCTTAACAATGTTGATCGCAGCACAGAGAGAGTGATTCTTGATACGCTTGAGATTCAAGATCCTGAGCTGGCAGAAGAAATTAAGAAGAGGATGTTTGTATTCGAAGATATTGTGGTGCTTGATGACCGTTCCATTCAGCGTGTTATTCGTGATGTGGAGAATGCGGACCTTATGCTTGCACTGAAAGTGGCTAATGAAGAAGTACGCAGCGTTGTATTCCGTAACATGTCCAAACGGATGGCGGATACATTCAGAGAAGAGATGGAATACATGGGACCTGTCCGACTGCGTGATGTGGAAGAAGCTCAGACCCGCATAGTGGGTATTATTCGACGCCTAGAAGAAGCGGGCGAGATTATCATTGCCCGGGGCGGAGGAGATGAAATCATTGTCTAG